A DNA window from Daucus carota subsp. sativus chromosome 3, DH1 v3.0, whole genome shotgun sequence contains the following coding sequences:
- the LOC108203293 gene encoding uncharacterized protein LOC108203293 produces the protein MAYLNTIGCGEGLSSSRPPLFDGTNFATWKTRFRIYARSRGVKVWMAIKDGIIIPTKIIDDVIYEKKVSEYTHDEEDRMNIAAKAEMVLTSALAEKEYKRVNNCKSAQEMWNKLVVTYEGTTDIKDSRMDTLIMEYENFKLQEGENIIDMETRFTRIVDELAQLGKNYTQNEKNRRVLKSLPPSWKIKVTTIKEMHNLNDYHIDNLFGNLRAYEEDNVPDVVVPKVEEKKKNMALKAILIDDDDNDEELNEELKNLDESEIALLTRQLRCVLQSKDQRYGKGFLKSNNQQRVFNSNGRPNYSQNYTPNYKSNFPTSGYNKGKGIQNSNSNSYNNANNNNINNNNYTPLKPKEPIQEETQDVCFECKQPGHYKRECPKLAKGRVLVAENGWDLSEDEEASEASEEIVNLCLMASDNASTSSDDSTTNQEVCLAAKSDMWYLDSGCSRHMTEKKSLLNNIKKVAAGDVTFGDSSKGRIIRIGDIGNERVKISNVQLVTLIKIIYLLFN, from the coding sequence ATGGCGTATTTAAATACCATTGGTTGCGGTGAAGGTCTATCTAGCTCCCGACCACCTCTATTCGATGGCACCAACTTTGCAACATGGAAAACGAGATTCCGCATCTATGCTCGATCTCGAggtgtcaaagtttggatggctaTAAAGGATGGCATTATCATTCCAACCAAAATTATTGATGATGTCATCTACGAAAAGAAAGTGAGTGAATATACTCATGACGAGGAAGATAGAATGAACATCGCTGCCAAAGctgaaatggttctcacaagtgcacttgcagaaaaagaatataagcgCGTGAATAATTGCAAGtcggcacaagaaatgtggaacaaactTGTGGTTACATACGAAGGAACCACTGACATcaaagattctcgaatggatactttgATTATGGAGTACGAAAACTTCAAACTCCAAGAAGGAGAAAACATCATCGACATGGAAACAAGATTCACTAGAATTGTCGATGAACTTGCCCAACTTGGAAAGAACTATacgcaaaatgaaaagaatcggCGAGTTCTTAAATCTCTACCTCCAAGTTGGAAAATCAAAGTCACTACaatcaaagagatgcacaatctcaatgattatCACATTGACAATCTCTTTGGAAATCTTCGTGCTTACGAGGAAGACAATGTTCCGGACGTCGTCGTTccaaaagttgaagaaaagaaaaagaatatggCACTTAAGGCCATATTAATCGATGATGATGACAACGACGAAGAGCTGAATGAGGAACTCAAAAATCTTGATGAAAGCGAAATCGCTTTGTTAACAAGACAACTTCGTTGTGTGCTCCAAAGCAAAGATCAAAGATATGGGAAAGGCTTCCTAAAATCGAACAATCAACAAAGAGTGTTcaactctaatggaaggcccaattactctcaaaattacACTCCTAACTACAAGAGTAATTTTCCTACTTCGGGCTATAACAAAGGCAAaggaattcaaaattcaaattcgaaTTCCTACAACAAtgcaaacaacaacaacatcaacaataacaactaTACTCCTCTCAAGCCTAAAGAGCCTATTCAAGAGGAGACACAAGATGTTTGTTTTGAATGCAAACAACCGGGTCACTACAAAAGGGAATGTCCTAAGCTAGCTAAAGGACGTGTTCTTGTAGCAGAAAATGGTTGGGATCTTAGTGAGGATGAAGAAGCCTCCGAAGCCAGTGAAGAAATTGTTAATCTATGCTTAATGGCTTCAGACAATGCATCTACTTCTTCAGACGACTCCACTACGAATCAAGAGGTGTGCCTTGCTGCTAAATCAGACATgtggtaccttgatagtggttgttcaaggcaTATGACTGAAAAGAAGTCACTCTTGAACAATATTAAAAAGGTTGCTGCTGGAGATGTCACTTTTGGAGATAGTAGCAAAGGACGCATCATTAGAATTGGAGACATTGGAAATGAACGTGTCAAAATCTCAAATGTTCAACTAGTcacattaattaaaataatatatcttttatttaattaa